In the genome of Persephonella sp. KM09-Lau-8, one region contains:
- a CDS encoding AtpZ/AtpI family protein, whose protein sequence is MPKRKGITQYFSIGTIGLHLVSGVVVGVLIGYYLDKFFNTSPWLTIIFFFFGLAAGFRNMYKDVQRYIVHGEDFENLEEKENLSDTTRTDSKKS, encoded by the coding sequence ATGCCAAAGAGAAAAGGAATTACTCAATATTTTTCAATAGGAACTATAGGTCTTCATCTTGTATCAGGTGTTGTAGTTGGAGTTCTAATAGGATACTATCTTGATAAATTTTTCAATACATCTCCATGGCTTACTATCATATTTTTCTTTTTTGGTCTTGCTGCAGGTTTCAGGAATATGTATAAAGATGTCCAGAGATATATAGTTCATGGGGAGGATTTCGAAAATTTAGAAGAAAAAGAGAATTTATCAGATACTACCAGAACAGATAGCAAAAAATCTTGA
- a CDS encoding zinc-binding dehydrogenase, with translation MKAAYYDKHGSYENIKIGDFPVPEIQEDEVLVNIKAFSLNHLDIWVMEGKYPVQIPMPHIFASDGAGIVVKVGKAVKHIKEGDKVIVYPGLSCGVCESCLSGKDNQCRQYHLLGVIENGVSAEYTKVPAINVFKIPEGLSFEEAASIGITYTTMWHSLVSRAGVKPGDTVLIHGGGSGVGTAGIQIAKLYGATVITTVGDDWKVEKAKGLGADFVINYKKENFVERVKEITEGKMCDIVIDHIGQETFPDSIEIAKRGGHVVTFGATTGGEPQINLRKIFGKNITIHGVYMGTKGEVAHYLKFFPDKLRPIIDSVFEFENVKDAYKKLLSRQFFGKIVVKV, from the coding sequence ATGAAAGCGGCATATTACGATAAACATGGAAGCTATGAAAATATAAAAATAGGGGATTTCCCAGTTCCTGAAATTCAGGAAGATGAAGTTCTTGTTAACATAAAGGCTTTTTCTTTGAACCATCTTGATATATGGGTTATGGAAGGCAAATATCCAGTTCAGATACCTATGCCACATATTTTTGCCTCAGATGGAGCAGGTATTGTAGTTAAGGTAGGAAAGGCAGTAAAACATATAAAAGAAGGGGACAAGGTCATTGTTTATCCAGGTCTTTCATGTGGGGTGTGTGAAAGCTGTCTGTCAGGAAAGGACAATCAATGCAGACAATACCATCTTCTTGGGGTAATAGAAAATGGAGTTTCTGCAGAATACACAAAGGTTCCTGCAATTAATGTATTCAAAATTCCTGAAGGACTTTCTTTTGAGGAAGCGGCATCAATAGGTATAACATACACAACAATGTGGCATTCTCTCGTATCAAGAGCTGGCGTAAAACCGGGAGATACCGTTCTTATCCACGGTGGTGGCAGTGGTGTTGGAACAGCAGGCATCCAGATTGCAAAATTATATGGGGCAACTGTAATAACTACGGTGGGAGACGACTGGAAAGTAGAAAAGGCAAAAGGGCTTGGAGCAGATTTTGTCATAAATTATAAAAAGGAAAATTTTGTTGAGAGGGTAAAAGAAATAACTGAAGGAAAAATGTGTGATATTGTGATAGACCATATTGGACAGGAAACATTTCCAGATTCTATAGAAATAGCAAAAAGAGGAGGACATGTTGTTACCTTTGGGGCAACAACAGGAGGAGAACCACAGATAAACTTGAGAAAAATATTTGGCAAAAATATAACAATCCATGGTGTCTATATGGGAACGAAAGGAGAGGTTGCACATTATCTTAAATTTTTCCCTGATAAACTAAGACCGATAATTGATAGTGTTTTTGAGTTTGAAAATGTAAAAGATGCATACAAAAAGCTCCTAAGTAGACAATTTTTTGGAAAAATAGTGGTAAAAGTATGA
- a CDS encoding bifunctional oligoribonuclease/PAP phosphatase NrnA, which translates to MRIKISEVAKMEKVVPAIERLKREEGEILLVTHHNPDGDGIGSMLALYQFLKKQGKNVRMAMKDDLPQVYDFLPYADKIEKLPINHKFNLAVILDAAGMYRADAPVYADEYLRIDHHIGGVFESINDYVDPYAPSTTTVVGRLLKAWDENLIDKDIATCLYTGLITDTGSFKHNIVNEEAFEFAKYLVEKGVDPSYVSSMVFERNKPQTLQLLNKVLSTLKMYEGGKIASLTVRQQFLQETGTTEEDTEGFVNFARGIDGVEVAFIMIEKPDHQTWRISIRGKGNVNVQKVAAKCGGGGHRDAAGCRMKGSEEEVREKLIKAIKEEMEIQKETVKIN; encoded by the coding sequence ATGAGAATAAAAATCTCTGAGGTGGCAAAAATGGAAAAAGTGGTTCCAGCGATTGAAAGACTAAAAAGAGAAGAAGGGGAAATCTTACTGGTCACCCATCATAATCCCGATGGAGACGGTATAGGTAGCATGCTTGCTTTATACCAATTCCTAAAAAAACAGGGAAAAAACGTTAGAATGGCAATGAAAGATGACCTTCCTCAAGTATACGATTTTTTACCTTACGCAGATAAAATAGAAAAACTTCCTATAAACCACAAATTTAATCTTGCAGTTATCTTGGATGCAGCAGGAATGTATAGAGCTGATGCTCCTGTTTATGCAGATGAATATCTAAGAATAGACCACCATATTGGTGGAGTGTTTGAAAGTATAAATGATTATGTTGACCCTTATGCACCTTCAACCACAACAGTGGTCGGAAGGCTTCTTAAAGCATGGGACGAAAACCTGATTGATAAAGATATTGCAACCTGCCTGTATACTGGACTTATTACTGACACAGGCTCATTTAAACATAACATAGTAAATGAAGAAGCTTTTGAATTTGCAAAATATCTGGTGGAAAAAGGAGTAGACCCTTCTTACGTTTCTTCAATGGTATTTGAAAGGAACAAGCCCCAAACTCTTCAACTTCTAAACAAGGTTCTTTCCACTTTAAAAATGTATGAAGGCGGTAAAATAGCATCTCTTACCGTAAGACAGCAATTTCTTCAAGAAACAGGAACTACTGAGGAGGATACAGAGGGATTTGTAAACTTTGCCAGAGGTATAGATGGGGTTGAAGTAGCATTTATCATGATAGAAAAACCCGACCATCAGACATGGAGAATTTCTATTAGAGGAAAAGGAAATGTAAATGTTCAAAAGGTAGCTGCAAAATGTGGTGGTGGTGGTCATAGAGATGCGGCAGGATGTAGAATGAAAGGTTCAGAAGAAGAAGTGAGAGAAAAATTAATAAAAGCGATAAAAGAAGAAATGGAAATACAGAAAGAAACTGTTAAAATAAATTAA
- a CDS encoding metal ABC transporter permease — protein MIDILSIPFMQNALIGGILLAILLSVLSLFIYMKNWSFINVGISHATFGGLAAGFYMGISPTFVGIIFAVLTGLFIGYISRKGNIHEDVSIGILFSMSMALGVILITLTPNYNSDLFTFLFGNILTISRNDIIYLLLFSLFALGFIGIFFQKLMFCCYNEEIAYTSGINTAFYYYSLILIIAVATVLSVKLVGVILASAMMILPAAFANQIFWHYKKIIISSILISIFMVIAGIFISFEANLPSGATIVFIYSVSFGLIIALKKLFKG, from the coding sequence ATGATAGATATACTTAGTATTCCTTTTATGCAGAATGCTTTAATAGGTGGTATTCTGCTGGCTATTCTGTTATCCGTCTTATCCCTCTTTATTTATATGAAAAACTGGTCTTTCATTAATGTGGGTATTTCCCATGCAACATTTGGTGGTTTAGCCGCTGGTTTTTATATGGGAATATCCCCAACATTTGTAGGAATTATATTTGCCGTTTTAACAGGATTATTTATTGGATATATCAGTAGAAAAGGAAATATACATGAAGATGTTTCAATAGGAATTTTATTTTCTATGTCTATGGCTCTTGGCGTTATTTTAATAACATTGACGCCTAATTACAATTCAGATTTATTTACATTCTTGTTTGGTAATATTCTTACTATAAGCAGAAATGACATTATTTATTTACTACTCTTTAGCCTCTTTGCCTTGGGCTTTATAGGAATATTCTTCCAGAAATTAATGTTTTGTTGCTATAACGAAGAAATCGCCTATACCAGCGGAATAAATACGGCATTTTATTACTATAGTCTTATTCTAATCATAGCTGTTGCAACAGTTTTATCTGTAAAACTGGTCGGTGTTATTCTGGCATCTGCAATGATGATTTTGCCTGCAGCTTTTGCAAATCAGATATTCTGGCATTACAAAAAGATAATTATTTCTTCAATACTGATAAGTATTTTTATGGTAATTGCAGGAATTTTTATATCTTTTGAGGCCAATCTCCCTTCAGGGGCAACAATTGTTTTTATATACTCTGTTTCCTTTGGATTAATAATAGCATTAAAAAAACTGTTTAAAGGATAA
- the nth gene encoding endonuclease III, which yields MKKITEEEIIKRLKKHFPEPWIDLKFENPFQLLVATILAAQATDKKVNEVTETFFKKYPDPKSIADAPLKQIEEDIKQINFYKRKAKLLKECCTVLVKEFNGIVPDTLEDLVKLPGVGRKTASVILVNAFNKPAIVVDTHVKRVSQRLGLTKSNNPEKIEKDLANFFSKENWVYISKALVLFGRYICKAKKPECKKCYLVDICPYENKNL from the coding sequence ATGAAAAAAATAACTGAAGAAGAGATTATAAAAAGACTTAAGAAACATTTTCCAGAGCCATGGATTGATTTAAAATTTGAAAATCCATTCCAACTGCTTGTGGCAACCATTCTCGCTGCACAAGCAACAGACAAAAAAGTAAACGAAGTCACAGAAACATTTTTCAAAAAATACCCAGATCCAAAATCTATAGCAGATGCCCCCCTAAAACAGATAGAAGAAGATATCAAACAGATAAACTTCTACAAACGGAAAGCTAAACTTCTCAAAGAATGCTGCACTGTGCTGGTTAAAGAGTTTAATGGTATAGTTCCAGACACACTGGAAGATTTAGTTAAACTTCCTGGAGTAGGTAGAAAGACAGCAAGTGTTATCCTTGTTAATGCCTTCAATAAACCAGCAATAGTAGTTGACACCCATGTCAAAAGAGTAAGTCAAAGACTTGGTTTAACCAAATCAAATAATCCAGAGAAAATAGAAAAAGACCTTGCTAATTTCTTCTCAAAAGAAAACTGGGTATATATTTCAAAAGCCCTTGTTCTCTTTGGAAGATACATCTGTAAAGCCAAAAAACCTGAATGTAAAAAATGTTATTTAGTTGATATCTGCCCGTATGAGAATAAAAATCTCTGA
- the dapB gene encoding 4-hydroxy-tetrahydrodipicolinate reductase — translation MVKVIISGILGRMGQRIAQLAFEDKDVEIVGGVESPDCVHSHDNVRDILGENIDAPIVSDLAKIIDKGDVIIDFAGNTEAVLGHVRLAAADKNKKAMVIGTTGWTEDQLKEIKELSKDIPIVLAPNMSIGVNLLFKLVQEAAKALKGKGYDIEVVEMHHRFKKDAPSGTAVKIVDILKQETGIKNVIYGREGIYENGRPDDEIAVFALRGGDVVGEHTVIFAGMGERIELTHKAGSRDIFAKGAVEAAKWVKDKPAGLYDMMDVLGLK, via the coding sequence ATGGTAAAGGTTATAATCTCTGGAATACTGGGCAGAATGGGACAGAGAATTGCCCAGCTTGCATTTGAGGACAAAGATGTTGAGATAGTAGGTGGAGTTGAGAGCCCGGATTGTGTTCACTCCCATGATAATGTAAGGGACATACTGGGAGAGAATATAGATGCTCCTATAGTGTCTGACCTTGCAAAAATCATTGATAAAGGTGATGTAATAATAGACTTTGCAGGAAATACAGAGGCCGTTTTAGGCCATGTAAGGTTAGCGGCAGCAGACAAAAATAAAAAAGCTATGGTCATAGGCACAACAGGCTGGACAGAAGACCAGCTAAAAGAAATTAAGGAATTATCCAAAGATATTCCAATTGTCCTCGCACCAAATATGAGTATTGGTGTTAATCTTTTATTTAAGTTGGTTCAGGAAGCTGCAAAGGCATTAAAAGGTAAAGGGTACGATATAGAAGTTGTAGAAATGCATCACAGATTCAAAAAAGATGCTCCATCAGGAACAGCCGTTAAAATTGTGGATATTCTTAAACAAGAAACAGGAATAAAAAATGTTATTTACGGCAGGGAAGGCATATATGAAAATGGTCGTCCTGATGATGAAATAGCTGTTTTTGCCCTTAGAGGTGGTGATGTTGTTGGCGAGCATACTGTAATATTTGCTGGAATGGGAGAAAGAATAGAGCTTACCCATAAGGCAGGTTCAAGGGATATTTTTGCAAAAGGTGCAGTTGAAGCAGCTAAATGGGTAAAGGATAAGCCTGCCGGTCTTTATGATATGATGGACGTTCTTGGACTTAAGTAA
- the hemB gene encoding porphobilinogen synthase, translating into MGFPIHRPRRLRRNENIRRLVRETHISIDDLIYPLFIEEGTNIKKEIPSMPGIYRWSLDRINEELEEVAKLDIPAVLLFGIPAHKDEVGSDTWNEEGIIQKAVRHIKENFPQLYVITDVCFCEYTEHGHCGVLHDHDVDNDITLENTKKQVISHAQAGADMVAPSGMMDGVVKAIREALDGAGFTNIPIMAYSAKYASAYYGPFRDAAESAPAFGDRRTYQMDPANRREALKEVSLDIEEGADIVMVKPALAYLDIISDIRQNFNVPVAAYNVSGEYSMIKAAGKLGWIDENKVMMETLTSMKRAGADIIITYHAKEVAKLLRG; encoded by the coding sequence ATGGGCTTTCCCATTCATAGACCAAGAAGACTCAGAAGAAATGAAAACATCAGAAGACTGGTAAGAGAAACTCATATCTCAATAGACGACCTTATATATCCCCTGTTTATTGAAGAAGGCACAAATATCAAAAAAGAAATCCCATCTATGCCTGGAATTTATAGATGGTCTTTAGACAGAATAAATGAAGAGCTTGAAGAAGTGGCAAAATTAGATATTCCTGCAGTTTTACTATTTGGTATCCCAGCTCACAAAGATGAAGTCGGTAGCGACACATGGAATGAGGAAGGAATTATCCAGAAAGCAGTAAGGCATATAAAAGAGAACTTTCCCCAGCTTTATGTGATAACAGATGTTTGTTTCTGTGAATACACAGAACACGGACATTGTGGTGTCTTACATGACCATGATGTAGATAATGATATAACTCTTGAGAATACAAAAAAACAGGTTATTTCACATGCACAGGCAGGAGCCGACATGGTGGCACCATCTGGAATGATGGATGGTGTTGTTAAAGCAATTAGAGAAGCCTTAGACGGTGCTGGTTTTACAAATATTCCGATAATGGCTTACTCAGCAAAATATGCCTCAGCTTATTATGGACCTTTTAGAGACGCAGCGGAAAGTGCACCGGCTTTTGGAGATAGAAGAACCTACCAGATGGACCCTGCAAATAGGAGAGAAGCGCTAAAGGAAGTTTCTCTGGACATAGAAGAAGGTGCCGATATAGTAATGGTAAAACCCGCCCTTGCTTATCTGGATATTATCAGTGATATAAGACAAAATTTTAATGTTCCTGTGGCAGCATATAACGTGAGCGGTGAATACTCAATGATAAAAGCAGCTGGAAAGTTAGGCTGGATTGACGAAAATAAAGTAATGATGGAAACTCTTACATCAATGAAAAGAGCAGGTGCAGATATTATAATTACCTATCACGCAAAAGAAGTTGCTAAACTGCTTAGAGGTTAA
- a CDS encoding RsmE family RNA methyltransferase, whose protein sequence is MGYPRFIGSVEDNRFFITDEEFHHARVRRVKEGFKIEINDLQGNVYLGQIEKIGKKSIEGIILEKIPQQEPHLNIQLFLAMPNKLSKIDELIEPITELGMAELIPVISKNTAVKQSDIIKKIPKWQKISLNSIKQCKRLFPIKIHQPVYPHQIQTDAQIKIVFYEKEKNRTMKEFLNKTADSVAIYIGAEGGITEEEIKLLAEKGFISVSLGKLILRMETAVISAVCQTNFIFNL, encoded by the coding sequence ATGGGATACCCAAGATTTATAGGAAGTGTAGAAGATAACAGATTTTTTATTACAGATGAAGAATTCCATCACGCAAGGGTTAGACGGGTTAAAGAAGGATTTAAAATAGAAATAAACGACCTGCAAGGAAATGTGTATTTAGGACAGATTGAAAAAATAGGAAAAAAATCAATTGAAGGAATAATACTTGAAAAAATTCCCCAGCAGGAACCACACTTAAATATTCAGCTATTTCTGGCAATGCCAAACAAACTATCAAAGATAGATGAACTTATAGAACCGATTACGGAACTTGGGATGGCTGAGCTGATACCTGTAATATCAAAAAATACTGCCGTAAAGCAATCAGATATTATAAAGAAAATCCCCAAATGGCAAAAAATATCTCTTAACTCAATAAAACAATGTAAAAGACTATTCCCTATAAAGATTCATCAACCTGTGTATCCCCATCAGATACAGACAGATGCCCAGATAAAAATAGTTTTTTATGAAAAAGAAAAAAATAGAACTATGAAAGAGTTTTTAAACAAAACAGCAGATTCTGTAGCAATTTATATAGGGGCAGAAGGGGGAATAACCGAAGAAGAGATTAAGCTCCTTGCAGAGAAAGGATTTATAAGTGTATCCCTTGGAAAACTAATACTACGAATGGAAACTGCAGTTATATCTGCAGTATGCCAGACAAATTTTATTTTTAATTTGTAG
- a CDS encoding M23 family metallopeptidase translates to MGKDSMLKFYIIGLSILSLTALFLAINSSSDIREVRQQLTEKTKQLEEKEKIIKELQAKIEEKNKKIEKLAKENIVLAKKLKQIEEKIKKANKTLRRKGIKIKLPQGGIYVSPETGKNILAFANTMDKSIEKLLKTMADVPIGVPLYGKITSRFGYRKDPFTRKRAFHTGLDLKARYKQPVFATANGVVEYAGWMRGYGKIVIIRHKYGFKTYYGHLSKIRVKKGQYVKVGSVIGYAGNTGRSTGTHLHYEIRRYGALINPLRLMYLNRTNSF, encoded by the coding sequence ATGGGTAAAGACTCGATGCTTAAATTCTATATTATTGGATTATCTATTCTTTCTTTGACAGCGTTATTTTTAGCCATTAACTCATCATCAGATATAAGAGAAGTAAGGCAACAATTAACAGAAAAAACAAAACAATTAGAAGAAAAAGAAAAAATAATAAAAGAACTTCAGGCGAAAATAGAAGAAAAAAACAAAAAAATAGAAAAACTTGCAAAGGAAAATATAGTTCTGGCAAAAAAACTCAAGCAAATTGAGGAAAAAATAAAAAAAGCAAACAAAACCCTCAGAAGAAAAGGTATAAAAATAAAGCTTCCACAGGGTGGTATCTATGTATCACCTGAAACAGGGAAAAACATTTTAGCTTTTGCAAATACAATGGATAAAAGCATAGAGAAACTCCTCAAAACAATGGCTGATGTGCCAATAGGCGTTCCTTTATACGGAAAAATAACCTCAAGATTTGGTTATAGAAAAGACCCATTTACACGTAAAAGAGCCTTTCATACAGGTTTAGACCTGAAAGCCAGATATAAGCAACCTGTTTTTGCCACTGCAAATGGAGTTGTTGAATACGCAGGATGGATGAGAGGATACGGGAAAATAGTTATCATCAGACATAAATATGGATTTAAGACTTATTACGGTCATTTATCAAAAATAAGAGTAAAAAAAGGTCAATATGTTAAAGTAGGAAGTGTCATCGGATATGCAGGTAATACAGGAAGATCAACAGGAACACACCTGCATTATGAAATTAGAAGATACGGAGCTTTAATAAATCCCCTTAGGCTAATGTATCTTAACAGGACAAATTCATTCTGA
- the secD gene encoding protein translocase subunit SecD: protein MKADLKWKLLLTFGVLVASIYLIFSKPVKLGLDLQGGMSIVLEVDVDHVIQTQYKQLAEDIRKKLKEANIDVLNIKVSKDKVIISLLDPTQIDKAYKIISDNFPQVKVETSDGTIFVTFAPWELERIKKLTVQQAVETIRNRIDEFGTLNANVSKLGEKRILVEIPGVVDPERAKAIIGKTAQLELLEVVDTAFSKEELLKRYPKLPPGTKILEGVPEKINGKEIKEWFLVKDTPIVTGSQLKDARAGVDNRGKPAVNFELTDEGASIFGEATAKMIGKRLAIVLDNKVVSAPVVRSRISKSGQITGNFTPEEAADLAIILRAGALPAPVHILEERVIGPTLGRDSIQKTLKAGIAALVLVGLFMIWRYAISGFISIMALLFNGILLWAAMVFLDVTLTLPGIAGIILNIGMAVDANVIIFERIKEELKRGKTLRVAIEEGFKRAWDAILDAQITTLIAAFVLFQFGTGPLKGFAATLSIGTITSIFTAMFVTKLFLDIVLGGRKFLKYAF from the coding sequence TTGAAAGCAGATTTAAAGTGGAAATTATTACTCACATTTGGGGTTCTGGTAGCATCAATTTATCTTATTTTTTCAAAACCTGTAAAGCTGGGTCTTGACCTTCAAGGTGGTATGAGTATTGTCCTTGAGGTTGATGTAGACCATGTAATCCAAACCCAGTATAAACAGCTTGCAGAAGATATAAGAAAAAAACTAAAAGAAGCAAACATAGATGTTCTTAACATAAAGGTATCCAAAGATAAAGTAATAATTTCCCTCCTTGACCCTACCCAGATAGATAAGGCATACAAAATAATCTCTGATAATTTTCCTCAGGTAAAAGTAGAAACCTCCGACGGAACAATCTTTGTTACTTTTGCACCATGGGAATTAGAAAGAATAAAAAAACTTACTGTTCAGCAGGCTGTTGAAACAATCAGAAACAGGATAGATGAATTTGGAACTTTGAATGCAAATGTTTCTAAACTTGGAGAAAAAAGAATTCTTGTTGAAATTCCCGGGGTTGTTGACCCAGAAAGAGCAAAAGCTATTATTGGGAAAACGGCACAGCTTGAACTCCTTGAAGTAGTAGATACTGCTTTTAGCAAAGAAGAGCTACTAAAACGTTATCCAAAACTACCTCCAGGAACGAAGATACTTGAAGGTGTTCCAGAAAAAATAAATGGCAAAGAAATTAAAGAATGGTTTCTTGTAAAAGATACTCCAATTGTGACCGGCTCACAGCTGAAGGATGCAAGAGCTGGAGTTGATAATAGAGGAAAACCAGCTGTTAATTTTGAGCTTACAGATGAAGGGGCTTCAATCTTTGGTGAAGCCACGGCAAAAATGATAGGTAAAAGACTTGCTATTGTATTAGATAATAAAGTTGTATCTGCGCCGGTTGTTCGTTCCCGTATCTCAAAATCCGGACAGATTACTGGAAACTTTACTCCTGAAGAAGCTGCAGACCTTGCTATTATTCTTAGAGCCGGTGCATTACCTGCACCTGTTCATATTCTTGAAGAAAGAGTTATTGGTCCAACTCTGGGTAGAGATTCGATACAAAAAACTTTAAAAGCAGGTATAGCAGCCTTAGTCCTTGTGGGATTATTTATGATATGGAGATATGCAATTTCTGGTTTTATATCCATAATGGCCTTACTATTCAACGGAATTCTGCTCTGGGCTGCAATGGTTTTCTTAGATGTTACTCTTACACTCCCAGGTATTGCAGGTATTATCCTTAACATTGGTATGGCTGTAGATGCCAATGTAATTATATTTGAAAGAATTAAAGAAGAACTTAAACGGGGTAAAACTCTCCGTGTGGCTATAGAGGAAGGATTTAAAAGGGCTTGGGATGCTATTCTGGATGCCCAGATAACCACATTGATTGCCGCATTTGTCCTATTCCAGTTCGGAACAGGGCCACTTAAAGGATTTGCTGCCACATTATCTATAGGAACAATAACCTCGATATTTACAGCTATGTTTGTTACTAAACTGTTTCTTGATATTGTTCTTGGCGGTAGAAAATTTCTAAAATATGCATTTTAG
- a CDS encoding metal ABC transporter ATP-binding protein, producing MNEIVEVKNLTVKLGGRTIIENINLTINKGEIVAIVGPNGGGKTTLVRTILGLIEPFEGEVKLLGKSPRQAIKTGKIGYLPQKSEIPQNFPFSALDIVMLGLINSKLPKKEKIKKALQYIEYVGMKGFEYYPYSRLSGGQQQRISIARVLVADPEIIFLDEPSTGIDMVAQESFYDFLQKIREEKGITVVMVSHDVGVVSKFVDKVAGLNRYLHYYGHPKDFFQKHILEKLYGTDVELVIHSPECVACEHFHMEFKEK from the coding sequence ATGAATGAAATAGTAGAAGTCAAAAATTTAACCGTAAAATTAGGCGGCAGAACAATAATAGAAAATATCAATCTTACAATTAACAAAGGGGAAATTGTTGCCATTGTAGGCCCTAACGGTGGTGGTAAAACCACATTGGTAAGAACTATACTGGGGCTTATAGAACCATTTGAAGGAGAAGTAAAATTACTTGGAAAATCTCCCAGACAGGCTATTAAAACAGGTAAAATTGGTTATCTTCCCCAGAAATCTGAGATACCTCAGAACTTTCCATTCTCAGCGCTTGATATAGTAATGCTTGGGCTTATTAATTCAAAATTACCTAAAAAAGAAAAGATTAAGAAAGCTTTGCAATATATAGAATATGTAGGAATGAAAGGATTTGAGTATTATCCTTATAGTAGATTATCTGGCGGGCAACAGCAAAGGATATCAATAGCACGGGTTCTTGTTGCAGACCCAGAAATAATATTTCTTGATGAGCCTTCAACAGGAATTGATATGGTTGCACAGGAAAGCTTTTATGATTTCTTACAAAAAATAAGAGAAGAAAAAGGTATAACAGTTGTAATGGTATCCCATGACGTTGGAGTAGTCAGTAAATTTGTAGACAAAGTTGCCGGTTTAAACAGATATCTACATTATTACGGACATCCTAAAGATTTCTTCCAGAAACATATACTTGAAAAACTTTATGGAACAGATGTTGAGCTTGTTATTCATTCCCCTGAATGTGTGGCCTGTGAACACTTCCATATGGAGTTTAAGGAGAAATAA
- a CDS encoding 5'-3' exonuclease H3TH domain-containing protein produces METSKKLVLIDGSSYLYRAFYALPPLTSPKGFPTGAIYGFIRMLSKLMNELNPEYIAVAFDLPGKTFRHEEYKEYKATRKETPDDLKKQIPVLKEILKLWGIKIIEIPGYEADDIIATLAKKGKEKGFEVIVVTPDKDMMQLVEDGIYILNPVTEELFDREKVKKKYGVYPEQFVDYLAIIGDTVDNIIGVHGVGPKTAQKLLEEFGNIENILKNLDKLKHRIQEAFNEAKDRLEQNRFLVKLKSDINLEIDIEDLKKGKADLIALKNKFEELGFKSLLKEISKTKTVEKIGEQKSLF; encoded by the coding sequence ATGGAAACCTCAAAAAAACTTGTCTTAATAGATGGGTCTTCGTATCTATATCGGGCGTTTTACGCCCTTCCACCTCTTACAAGTCCCAAGGGCTTTCCTACAGGAGCCATTTATGGCTTTATTAGAATGCTTTCAAAACTTATGAATGAGCTTAACCCTGAATACATAGCTGTTGCCTTTGACCTGCCTGGAAAAACCTTTAGACATGAAGAATACAAAGAATATAAAGCAACCAGAAAAGAAACCCCCGATGACCTGAAAAAGCAAATTCCTGTATTAAAAGAAATCCTGAAACTATGGGGGATTAAAATCATAGAAATTCCTGGATATGAGGCTGATGATATTATTGCAACCCTTGCAAAAAAAGGAAAAGAAAAAGGATTTGAAGTAATTGTAGTAACTCCAGATAAGGACATGATGCAACTTGTAGAAGATGGTATTTATATTTTAAATCCAGTGACAGAAGAATTATTTGACAGAGAAAAAGTAAAGAAAAAATACGGAGTTTATCCGGAACAGTTTGTTGATTATCTGGCAATAATTGGAGATACTGTAGACAATATTATCGGAGTTCATGGAGTAGGACCTAAAACAGCCCAGAAATTACTTGAAGAGTTTGGAAATATTGAGAATATACTGAAAAATCTGGATAAATTAAAACACAGAATTCAGGAAGCTTTTAACGAAGCAAAAGACAGACTTGAACAAAACAGATTTTTAGTTAAATTAAAGTCTGATATAAATTTAGAAATTGATATTGAAGACCTGAAGAAAGGAAAAGCTGACTTAATAGCTTTAAAAAACAAATTTGAAGAATTAGGATTTAAATCTTTATTAAAAGAGATAAGTAAGACGAAAACAGTAGAAAAAATAGGGGAACAAAAGAGCCTATTTTAA